A stretch of Paenibacillus peoriae DNA encodes these proteins:
- a CDS encoding MerR family transcriptional regulator: MVTYKIDEVAKQSGLTKRTIRYYEEIGLLPSPQRSEGNMRLYTQEDVDLLKKIVSAKEVLGFSLQELQRYMSAAEMLKGQREEYRERTEHLQPNERRAMLEDMEGTLNEQLELMEGKINSIRMLQTELEELRVRVRERKILLDEELDRDPS; the protein is encoded by the coding sequence ATGGTTACGTATAAAATTGATGAGGTCGCCAAGCAAAGTGGTCTGACGAAGCGAACTATTCGTTATTATGAGGAAATCGGATTATTGCCCTCCCCGCAACGCAGTGAAGGAAATATGCGCCTGTATACGCAGGAGGATGTGGATTTACTAAAAAAAATAGTGAGTGCCAAGGAAGTACTTGGATTCTCCTTGCAAGAGCTTCAGCGTTACATGTCCGCAGCGGAAATGCTCAAGGGTCAGCGGGAGGAATATCGCGAGCGAACGGAGCATTTGCAACCGAACGAGCGACGGGCCATGTTGGAGGATATGGAAGGTACACTGAACGAACAGTTGGAATTAATGGAGGGAAAAATCAACAGCATCCGTATGCTCCAGACTGAGTTGGAGGAGTTACGGGTCAGGGTTCGTGAACGCAAAATCCTTTTGGATGAGGAACTTGATCGCGACCCATCATAG
- a CDS encoding MFS transporter, which translates to MSSQHALPEELKERSGLLSQPKAVWAVAFACVISFMGLGLVDPILPAIADQLHATKSQVSLLFTSYNLVTGVAMLITGVVSSRLGVKWTLLTGILFIIVFAGLGGTANTVGGIVGYRAGWGLGNALFIATALSAIVGLSTSGTAKAIILYEAALGLGISVGPLLGGELGSISWRGPFFGVAGLMVVGFLFITFMLPSIPKPKKRGSIADPFKALSYPALLTLGIVALLYNFGFFTLMAYSPYVMHLDEHGLGYVFFGWGIMLAFTSVFVAPKIQARLSVVSSISIMLTLFAIDLGVMAIGTVAGSPTTVIVAVIVAGIFLGINNTLITTAVMQAAPVERSTASAAYSFMRFLGGAISPWLAGKLSEWYSAETPFYFGALMVLIGVVVLIGRRRHMQDIQVDAH; encoded by the coding sequence ATGAGTTCACAACATGCATTACCTGAAGAGTTAAAAGAACGCTCAGGCTTACTGTCTCAGCCCAAAGCGGTATGGGCGGTCGCCTTTGCCTGTGTTATTTCATTTATGGGTCTGGGATTGGTCGATCCGATTCTTCCGGCCATTGCTGATCAGCTTCATGCTACGAAAAGCCAAGTGTCATTGCTATTCACCAGCTATAATCTGGTAACAGGCGTTGCGATGCTGATTACAGGCGTCGTATCTAGTCGATTGGGTGTCAAATGGACACTACTAACAGGGATTTTGTTTATTATTGTGTTTGCCGGACTGGGCGGCACGGCCAATACAGTTGGCGGAATTGTGGGTTACCGGGCAGGCTGGGGTTTGGGGAACGCTTTGTTTATCGCAACAGCGTTGTCTGCGATTGTTGGTCTGTCCACTTCTGGAACAGCTAAAGCAATTATTTTGTATGAAGCGGCATTGGGCCTAGGGATTTCAGTGGGTCCGTTGCTGGGCGGTGAGTTAGGTTCCATTTCCTGGCGCGGTCCATTTTTCGGTGTAGCCGGACTGATGGTAGTGGGATTTTTGTTCATTACGTTTATGCTGCCTTCGATTCCAAAGCCCAAAAAACGCGGTTCCATTGCCGATCCGTTTAAAGCGCTTAGTTATCCGGCTTTGCTCACGCTCGGCATTGTAGCATTGTTATATAACTTTGGATTTTTTACGTTGATGGCGTATTCTCCATATGTAATGCATCTGGACGAGCATGGTTTGGGTTATGTGTTTTTTGGCTGGGGAATTATGCTGGCCTTTACCTCGGTGTTTGTAGCACCGAAGATTCAAGCACGCTTGAGCGTGGTATCTTCCATTAGTATCATGCTGACGCTGTTTGCCATTGATTTAGGTGTTATGGCGATTGGGACGGTAGCCGGTTCGCCAACGACTGTCATTGTCGCCGTCATTGTAGCTGGTATTTTCCTGGGGATTAACAATACATTGATTACAACTGCTGTTATGCAGGCTGCTCCAGTGGAGCGCTCGACAGCATCTGCGGCCTACAGCTTCATGCGGTTTTTGGGCGGGGCCATTTCGCCGTGGCTTGCAGGGAAGCTGTCAGAGTGGTACTCAGCAGAAACCCCGTTTTATTTTGGAGCATTGATGGTCCTGATTGGTGTAGTTGTGCTGATCGGACGTCGTCGACATATGCAGGATATTCAGGTAGATGCACACTAA
- a CDS encoding universal stress protein, with product MSEFKQILVAIDGSEHAMKALETAKTLSKQLQGDPHLTVLHVNPALSMNEPPIGIDVDERIEEEGRHILEPASDYLKDADIPCRMLAGHGNPASVICEVADQEKVDLIIMGTRGKGLVSEMILGSVSHHVIQHAPCPVLTVK from the coding sequence ATGAGCGAATTCAAACAGATTCTGGTCGCGATTGATGGTTCGGAACATGCTATGAAGGCGTTGGAGACCGCCAAAACGTTGTCTAAGCAGCTTCAGGGGGACCCGCATCTGACTGTATTGCATGTAAACCCGGCTTTATCCATGAATGAGCCACCGATTGGGATTGATGTGGATGAGCGGATCGAAGAGGAAGGTCGTCATATCCTGGAACCTGCATCCGACTATTTAAAGGACGCGGACATCCCTTGCCGTATGTTGGCGGGTCATGGTAATCCGGCGAGTGTCATTTGTGAAGTTGCAGATCAGGAAAAGGTGGATCTGATCATTATGGGAACACGGGGAAAAGGACTTGTTTCTGAAATGATACTGGGCAGCGTGAGCCATCATGTGATTCAGCATGCACCTTGTCCGGTGCTGACGGTAAAATAG
- a CDS encoding aldehyde dehydrogenase family protein: MQQHLFIGGEWKAASSYTMLKSPYSGEIIAEVAVATPEDAKAAIQAASDARSEMRAMPAHQRSAILEKLADLLEERREDAARIIAREASKPWKAALAEVDRTVQTYKFAAEEAKRIHGETIPLDAAPGGEGRMAYTLKEPVGVVGAITPFNFPMNLVAHKVGPALAAGNTVVLKPAEQTPLSAYLIAELLEHAGLPAGALNVISGDGKTNGDVLVTDPRVSYITFTGSPAVGTEIRSKAGLKRVTLELGSNAAVIIDRDTDVEAVIDRCVSGAFANQGQVCISVQRIYVVDELYDTFVFRFIEATQRLKMGDPLEPDTDVSALISAKDVERVREWLEEAVQAGARIALGGQVKGGILEPTVLLNVDPTSKVSCREVFAPLVLIHSVSSIDEAVNHVNDSIYGLQAGIYTRNITTALDAADKLEVGGVVINDIPSFRVDHMPYGGVKQSGTGREGVKYAMEEMLETKLIVIKR; encoded by the coding sequence ATGCAGCAGCATTTATTTATTGGAGGAGAATGGAAGGCAGCTTCATCGTACACGATGTTGAAATCACCGTATTCCGGGGAAATCATTGCTGAGGTGGCAGTGGCCACGCCAGAAGATGCCAAGGCTGCTATTCAGGCGGCCTCTGATGCACGCTCGGAGATGCGGGCCATGCCTGCGCACCAGCGGTCAGCCATTTTGGAGAAGCTGGCTGACCTGCTGGAAGAGCGGCGTGAGGATGCAGCGCGCATCATTGCACGCGAAGCGTCAAAACCATGGAAAGCTGCGCTGGCGGAGGTTGACCGGACGGTGCAAACCTACAAGTTCGCAGCTGAAGAAGCCAAACGGATTCACGGGGAAACCATTCCGCTGGATGCCGCACCGGGCGGCGAGGGCCGTATGGCCTACACGCTCAAAGAACCTGTCGGAGTAGTAGGAGCTATTACACCATTTAACTTTCCGATGAATCTGGTCGCTCATAAAGTGGGTCCCGCGCTGGCAGCAGGCAATACAGTCGTATTAAAGCCTGCGGAGCAGACGCCGTTGTCGGCTTACCTAATCGCAGAGCTGCTAGAGCATGCTGGATTGCCTGCGGGCGCTCTTAACGTGATCAGCGGCGATGGTAAAACCAATGGCGACGTACTTGTCACTGATCCGCGCGTCAGCTATATCACTTTTACCGGTAGCCCGGCGGTCGGTACAGAAATTCGCTCCAAGGCTGGCTTGAAACGGGTCACGCTGGAGCTGGGTTCCAACGCGGCCGTTATTATCGACCGTGATACGGATGTGGAAGCGGTCATCGACCGTTGTGTGAGTGGAGCCTTTGCCAATCAAGGGCAGGTGTGCATATCAGTTCAACGTATTTACGTTGTCGATGAACTGTATGATACCTTTGTATTCCGATTTATAGAAGCAACTCAACGTTTAAAAATGGGAGATCCGCTAGAGCCGGACACGGATGTATCCGCGCTTATTTCAGCCAAGGATGTCGAACGTGTCCGTGAGTGGCTGGAAGAAGCCGTTCAAGCAGGTGCGAGAATCGCTCTGGGTGGCCAAGTCAAGGGAGGTATTTTGGAGCCGACGGTTTTGCTTAATGTGGACCCGACTTCCAAGGTATCCTGTCGTGAAGTGTTTGCCCCGCTTGTGCTGATTCATTCTGTTAGCTCTATAGATGAAGCCGTAAACCATGTGAATGATTCGATCTATGGCCTGCAGGCGGGAATTTACACACGTAATATCACGACTGCGCTGGATGCAGCAGACAAGCTTGAGGTTGGCGGCGTGGTGATCAATGACATTCCAAGCTTCCGTGTCGACCATATGCCGTATGGTGGTGTGAAGCAAAGTGGCACCGGACGCGAAGGCGTAAAGTATGCCATGGAAGAAATGCTGGAAACAAAGCTGATCGTTATTAAACGGTAG
- a CDS encoding DinB family protein produces the protein MKTIKCMMDHLYWADGRILDALEESETKNKDLLKLVRHVAVAERVWLSRLQGKGSAQYSLWEEAEDLSAIRTMFEENAEQYRVYIEGLEESELDEMIDYANQSGVPFRTSVRDSLLQVLLHGQYHRGQINRALRIESAEPAQVDYITFARL, from the coding sequence ATGAAGACGATCAAGTGCATGATGGACCACCTGTACTGGGCGGACGGACGCATCTTGGACGCGCTCGAGGAGAGTGAGACGAAGAACAAGGACCTTCTGAAGCTGGTTCGGCACGTCGCGGTCGCGGAACGAGTCTGGCTGTCCCGATTGCAGGGCAAGGGCAGCGCGCAATATTCGTTGTGGGAGGAAGCTGAAGACCTGTCGGCGATCCGGACGATGTTCGAAGAAAACGCCGAACAATATCGTGTCTATATCGAAGGGCTCGAGGAATCCGAGTTGGATGAGATGATCGACTATGCGAACCAGAGCGGGGTTCCGTTCCGAACGTCCGTCCGGGACAGCCTGTTGCAGGTCCTCTTACATGGACAATATCACCGGGGACAGATCAACCGGGCACTTCGGATCGAATCGGCAGAGCCTGCCCAAGTCGATTACATCACGTTCGCGAGGCTCTGA